GAGGAAGGAGCGTTGATTCCTGTCTTTAGTACTGATGCACATGGGACTGTGAGATAAAGGGCTCCTGGGCGCAGACATGTGAGAGGCCCCCCAACATGTCTTCATAGGAACAAGACACCCAAACTTAAGGGTCTACATAAAGTCATTGTCTGTCCCTTTTGTAGAAATGAAGCATACATTTTCTGCTTTCCTTTCTGATTGTTTATAAATATTTTGCTGTTGTTCTGAGTGTCTTACTAATCATTTTGGTGTATATTTGTTGCAATTTTCCatctctttgtagtcgttttgagTCTATCTTTCGAAGCTTTAGATtctttgtggtgtttttaagCTGAGTGTTTCTACCTCCTAGTGGTCATTTTGGGaagtttgcctttgtttatgttttttattttgtgtcacttTCAGAAAAGGCCCTTTGTGTCAGTTTTGCATCTCTCTAAATGTTTAACATCCCTTTTGAgattttttgtgtctttgatattgtttttgttgtcatttttgcaACTTCAAGTAATTGTTGTTTGCATCTATTTTTCAATGACTGTATAACACAAGCTAATGTGTTTCATCAGATGAAGGTTGGTTTGGGTGCAGCAGACGCCATTCGGAGCGTGCACGGGAAGAATTACACTGTAGGAACCTCCCCAGATGTGTTGTGTAAGTCCACACATCACAGCTGGTCACAGATGTATTTTACTTGGTTGCCGTGCTAGCAGAAAAACAGCAGTGTACCCTCTTTCTGCAGACGCCAACTCCGGTTCATCCAGAGACTGGGCCCGGATGCAGGGGATCCCCTTAGCTTACACCTTTGAGCTGAGAGATAACGGGACATTTGGCTTCGAGCTTCCCCAGGATCAGATCCAGCCGACCTGCGAGGAGGCCTACAGCGGAGCCCTGCACATCATCACCTACGCCCACGACAAGACCTTTAGTGGTGCCCCTGCAACTGCTGCAACCCTGTGGAGCATGCTGTTAGCCGTGGGGGTCACTAGCACCACCCTGATgtaaagggagagaaaaaactaaagctGTGTGGCTTATCTTGCGTATGTTGCGTATAGTTTCAAGGACAGCTCCCATTTTTACAACGCCATGTTGTTTATCCtcatttaagacatttttgttgATGAATTATAATCAAAAGTATGTAAATGCATGATAAATGCACCTTTGATTCaaacttttataaataaatacatatatatttgttcataaaCGTCCATACATTTCTTATTCCAGGCCATGCCTGACACATATCCACACATCTTTTTTTACATAACTGAATATGacgacatttaaaaaacatctggTGCCAAAGagcaatattaaaaaataccATCTTTAAATAgtgtgtcttgtgttgtgtcttcaaaacatttcaattccTTGTGCCAATctaaattgcattttatttttttagaaaccACATGTAATCCATCCACTGATGTAAACCAAGACATTGAGTTTTGAAGAGGtatatttgtcattttgcttGGGAAGTTTCCCAATGCAACAGTGAGCTTTAAAGCTGAGTTTCAATGCTTGATGTTATTGTGTTCCTGAACGGCTGGAAGCTTTGTTGTCTCAGGTTGGCTAACGGCAAGAAGAGCTGCTCCTCTGGAGGAAACTGGTCCCATGGAGTCCAGGTCCAACCTGCCAGGCAGAGAATGAAGCATATGTCGGGTAAGTGGGAAACTTTGGTTGTCTAAAACTTCAGTTTCACTTCACATACCCTCATTTTTATCTGGCTCCAGGTTCTCTGGCTCTCCTGACTGCTTCCTGTCCAGTTGTCCTTGCATGATGATGGTGACGTAGTGGTACTGCTCCTCCAGTTTGATGGAGTTCACCACAGAGGCATAGCAGACGTTCACCAAACACACCCCTGCTTCCTCCAACACCTCTCTGTGAGCACACTCCTCCCAGGTCTCTCTTTCAATGACATAGAAATGAGTGTCACATCCAATTAAAATCATCATATGCATGGTATACAGATATCATATTGAGGAACATGTTTTTGAAGACTGCATCAGCTTGCTGGACCTTTTTTGACTGAAGTTTCTTAAAATTAGCCACACTACTGTACACCAAGTTGCAttaaaaatatgacaaattaGTATTGGTGCACATCTGTTTGGCTGGCAATTGtaataatgcacatttaaaacatgtcaatatATATGCTGAACACTTTGGGATACAAAACAAAGTTGCTGTGACGTTTTCATTTCATGACAATGAGGTTcatttggtgtgtgtggagCTTGCTAACTAGCTGCTTGGGTTACCTACCCAAACTCCAAGTGGCCGCCGGGGAGCTGGTACTTCCCTTTGCCAATTGCACTTCTCCGTTTTCCCAGGAGAACACAGCCGGGGTGGGCTGAGTCTGTTACCAGAACCCCGACCCCAACTCCTGGGAGTTTCATGGTTTTGTCAGACATCTGGGCAATCTTAAATACGACTCATATGATAAAAAAGCTAGCTAAAAAGTTAGCTAAGCAAGAGCAAGAGGGTTCCCGTCTGTGGACTTCCGTTTTCGCTTTAAAGACTTTTCTTCGGTTCATTAGCTTTTTGTTTGGTTCTGTCAAAAGAGGGTCAATATGATTATGTAACACGTAGCTGACATTATGTCTTCCAAATGTTTCTATtgacatatttagttttattgagCTGGGATTTAGGTGCATGGAGAACTACATTTGCCCATATTGACCCATAATTTAGCAAATAAATATAaccagaaacagaaataaaaatgcaggtcaattagaaaatgaaatgtatttatttattgacaaatTAGATATTTGTtgtatgtatacattttcatattttcatattttattggttacatttatttctgtgtatatatttttttaattgtatttcccTAATAATCCCTTTACCTAATAGTTTACTTGATTcacttatttattcatgaacatatttgttttctctggTTTTCCTCCTGTTTCTATATTGTGGAGGACTATGATTGCCATCTTGTGGtgattttgttctctttttgaTAAGGATTTGAGCTGATTGCTCCCTTTACAAGACATGGCTGCTTTATCTATTGCCTGTAAAAAATCTTGAgagaaatgttatattttagttttatcgACTCAATTTAGCATGTTTGTATGTCTTCCTTTATTGACTGATCACATCAATGCGGGTCTTTAAATGTCATGTCACTGTTGCCATAATAAGGCCTCTATGACGCTCATGGCTTCATGACATtattcagagaaaatgtaaataatgtcaCAACTGAGACGTGAACCAGAGGATCACACGTGTTcaagattttctttttatgtagaTTATATTGTGCAGACATCATACTTCAAAACAACTGAACGATCCCTTCAAATGGATCATTTTTTGGAATAAAGGACCTtatatttgaagtgttttggttgtttcaccctgttttgttgtttttagaaatgatacATGTTAACCTCCACCAGTGCAGAGAAATGGTTTTTTGTACATTGgaatgaatttaaatgtatgtaaagttGGGTCAACACTGTCTAAACTCCCTATcagagagctattagcagtgcgaaaagacaatacagggacaaggtggagtcaaactacaagggctccaacgccagaaatatgtggtctggactaaaaacaataacagactacaaaaggacaacgagtggtgctgaggaagtgtctgcatctctcccagatgaactgaacacattttatgcacgttttgagaggcccccggctgtggaggcaccaaaggcccaggatccctgctcactggttttaaccagtgcagatgtgtgtagatctctgaaaaggatcaacgcacacagggcgcctggacctgatggcatccctggccgtgctctcaaggtgtgtgcagttcagctggcagatgtgttcacagacattttcaataggtcactgctccagtctgtagtccccacatgttttaaagagtccatcattgtccctgtccccaaaaagacaaaacccatctgcctcaatgactaccgcccagttgcactcacctccatcatcatgaagtgctctgagcggttagtcaaaacttttatcacctcctccctccctgactcactggaccccctgcagtttgcctacagagcaaacaggtccacggatgatgccatctccctcaccctccacactgccttctcccacctggaccagaggaacacttatgtgagaatgctgttcattgactacagttcagcattcaacaccattatcccctccaagctcatcattaagctcagggaccttgggctcaacagcgccctctgtgactggatcctgagcttcctgacgggcagatcccaggcagtgcagatggggaacatcacatcctccaccttgaccctcaacaccggagcccctcagggttgtgtgctcagccctctcctctactccctgttcacgcgACTGCggggccacacacagctccaacaccatcatcaagtttgctgacgacacgatcgtcatcggcctgatcatagacggcgacgagacagcgcacagagaggaggtcagagccctgacatcttggtgccaggacaacaacctccatctcaacgtcagcaaaacaaaggagctgattgtggactacagggacacatcacaccagggtcatatccaagacggctcgacagcggctcttcttcctccgcaggctgcggaagttcaacatggactccaggatactctgcaacttctacaggtgcaccctcgagagtatcctgactggctgcatccccgcctggtatggcagttgcaccgccctcaaccgtaagactctacagagggtggtgaaaactgctcagcacatcaccagacggagctgccatccatggaggacctctacacccaggtgtaggaagaaggccggtaggatattaaaggacccccatcactacagcaacaatctgttctgtctgctgccgtctggcagacggtaccgcagcatccggaccaagaccaccagactcagagacagttttataccacaggctataagactgctgaactcctgagctctgtgaatgtctactcacatctgtttatagtacacacatacatatatattatacacatctgccatacatatctgtttatagtacacatatctatatattatacatatctgccatatacatctattatacgtaatatatgcatctgtccatacctcctcattcaacagtgtaaagtacttaaatactctcaatgtattccacatatgtatatatttcacatcctcaaatctttattgttgttattgtaaatattcttctctctttttgcactattttatttatcttctttgcaccatgtatgttgagttgttggaggagcatgggacataagattttcattgccaacatatacgtggtatatgctgtgcatatgaccaataaaaccttgaaaccttgaaaccttgaaacctatcAGCAGAGGCTGGGCTGTCCAGATACAATCTTGACGTTCCGGTTGAACGTTTACAGAAAGCTTGgcttacatttctctgtttacCTTCTGCGGTTTCAACATTACGCAACCTTTGGAATCAGACTTCCGAGTGGAACTTTCCCATAGccagcccccccctccccttacaGGTGCATGTGATGTGTTTATGAATAGCCATGATGCTGACATGTTGGAAGTGAGGCGTCTCTCAACAGTCATGTCATATGTTTAGCAACATAATCTGGCAGGCACAAAAGACATACAGGTCGGATTGGTTTCTGATGCATGAGATCCATAGGGGGATTATATAAACGTCTAAATAAAGCTGGTCCTATATGAGGAGGTTATTCTACTTCATCTTCACGTCAAGACTTGTTGCCTCTCACCCTTTC
The Eleginops maclovinus isolate JMC-PN-2008 ecotype Puerto Natales chromosome 24, JC_Emac_rtc_rv5, whole genome shotgun sequence DNA segment above includes these coding regions:
- the nudt15 gene encoding nucleotide triphosphate diphosphatase NUDT15, producing MSDKTMKLPGVGVGVLVTDSAHPGCVLLGKRRSAIGKGKYQLPGGHLEFGETWEECAHREVLEEAGVCLVNVCYASVVNSIKLEEQYHYVTIIMQGQLDRKQSGEPENLEPDKNEGWTWTPWDQFPPEEQLFLPLANLRQQSFQPFRNTITSSIETQL